GACGAGAGATCCATTTTCACGGAAAACCTCTTCAGCTTACACCCGCAGAATTTGAGATATTATCCTATCTTATAGAGCGTCCCAATCAACCAATATCAAGAGAAGATCTTCTTTACAACTGTGAACACCTGAGCGAAAATGCATCCGATAAAACGGTCGACGTCATCATCAGTCGAATACGCCATAAACTGGGGGAAAATCCAAAGCAACCCAAACATATCCAATCTGTCCGTGGTGTGGGATACAAGTTCACTCCATGAAAAAAAGTTCCATCTTTTTATGGATCACGCTCATCTTTTTACTTGGCTTCATCGCTGTTGGTGGAGCCTACTGGCTCTCCTTGCAACATCTCAAGGAGAGTGCGCAAAACCGATATCAAAAACGATTCGAATTTGTCTCCCAATCCCTACTTTGGCAACTCAGCTCGGTCGATTACAATAAACTCATACAAGAGCTGCAAAAACTGGAGTTTGTGCCCATAACCCATCCCAAAGAGATTGTCAAAATCGCCAAGAACTCTACGATAATCAAACGAACGAAATATCCGGTAGGCGAAGTCATCATCCTCAAATATAAGGGTGATTACTATATCTGGGTTCAAAGTTATGGCAACATGCTTCTTCTCAAAGACATCTCGATGGATATCCAGCAAAGCCGCCTACTCTATACGGCGATCTTTGTAGTGACACTTATTCTACTTTTGATCTTGTATATTCTCATCATCTTGAAACTGAGACCTCTCAAAAGCATCACAAAAGAGCTGCAGCGCTTCTCCAAAGGCGATCTGGATATCGATCTCAATGTGGAAGGGTTCAAAGAGATCAATGAAGTGGCCAACGCCTTGCAAAATGCCGCGGACTCTTTGAAAGCGATCCAACATTCAAGAAAACTGCTTCTAAGAAACATCATGCACGAACTCAAGACCCCCATCGCAAAAGGGCGTATTCAAGCGGAAATGGTAGAGGATGAGAAACAGAAGAAACGACTCATTCAGATTTTCGAAAAACTCAACTCTCTCATAAACGAACTGGCTGCTTTGGAAGCGGTCAATTCAAAAATCAAACCGAGCCTTGAGAGCATCACACTCAAAGATATCGTCGAGGAGGCCATCCATATCGGGATGTTCGACAAAAAAGATATTGAAATTATCGAAAAGCAAAATCCAACAATAGAAGCAGACTACAAACTCATGGCCATAGCAGTGAAAAACCTCATCGACAATGCATTAAAATACTCTTTCGATACAAAAGCGACAATCATCCTTACACAAGATGCACTGATCGTGCAAAATAGAGGCGAGCCTTTACAAAAAGAGCTCTCTTTCTATATTGAGGCTTTCAATAAAGAGGGGAAAAAAAGCGGTTTCGGACTGGGGCTGTATCTGGTGGACAATATCTTGAAACTTCACGGATACGCTCTTCAGTATCGCTTTGAGGATGGAAACAATAGATTTATCATCTCTTTGAAATCTTCACACTAACTTTTGGAGCCGTTCCAAAAAAACCTTTTGCGTATCTACAATGACCTCTTTCGCCTCCTCTATCGCAAACCATTTGGCTGCATCAATCTCTGGAAACTCCAATATCCCTCCTTTATACTCCAAATGCACCATATTGGATCGGATATCGGTATCCAGGTCTGTTTGCAGGGCAAAAATATGCAAGATCTTGTTAGATGTTTTTGCTTCCCCAAGATCCAAAAACTCTCCATCTACCCATTTACCCGTCTCTTCGAAAAACTCCCGCTTCGCTGCCTCCAAATCGCTCTCCCCCTCTTCCACTTCCCCTTTGATAATCCCCCAACTTCTCCTCTTTCTCTTCCAAAAGGGACCTCCAAAATGTCCCAAATAGACATACAATTCACCATTTTCCACTTTGTATGGCAAGATACCGGCACTCTTTTTCATTGCAAGCCTTTAATAAGTTGTTAAGTTATAACATTTTACACTTATCTCAAAAGGAGTGCGATGAATTTACAAAAAGTATTGTCCGGATTCTTTTTCATTTTGGCGATGACCACAAACTTTGGCTTTTTTTACGGTAATCCCGCCGATATCGAATTCCATAGCAAATATGAGCTCTTTGCAGCAATCATAGTCAACCTCATCGCAACAATTTTGAAGCTAGGCGACAAGACGCAGCTTGGATCCGTTTTGCTGGCAACAAGCCTTGTTGCAGATATCCAACTGATTGGTGCGGCAAGCGTGTGGGCATTGGCGGTTTATGTCCTAGGCGGTCTCAATACCGAATCTACTGTCGCTATCATCTCCATGAGCGGTGGAGCGCTCCTTGCCAATATCGTCTCTGTTTTACTTTTTGTAGGCGATACACTCAAATCCAAAAGGTAATCATGGAAAGCAACAGTGCATGGATCATCATCCACAGGATGAGGATTCCTCTGCTTGTCATCATACTCACTTTTGCCATCTCCATCATAGGACTTACACTGATTCCCGGTGTTGACGACCAAGGTCATCCATACCATATGAGCTTCTTTGACGCCTTCTATTTCGTCAGCTATATGGCTACCACTATCGGCTTTGGCGAAGCACCCTATACCTTTACCTATCCTCAACGTCTGTGGGTCAGTTTTTGTATCTACTTAACCGTCGTTGGATGGTTCTACGGCATCGGTAATATCATTGCCCTGATTCAGGACAAAAAACTGGCACGGGAGCTGGCAATTGCCAGATTTCGATCAAAAGTGGCCAAGCTTAGTGAGCCTTTCATCATTGTCCTTGGCTACAACAATGTTACAAAAGAGATCATTCAGAGGCTCAGCCAAGAAGGTATTCGAATCGTCGTCGTGGACAAGGATGAAAGTAAAATAGAGGCAATAGAGCTTGAAAATTTCATCCCGGAAGTTCCGGCCATCAGTGCAGATACCACAAAACCGCAAACGCTTAAACTTGCAGGAATTCACCAAAAAAACTGTAAAGCGGTCGTAGTGCTTTTTGAAGACGATATCAAAAACGCTAAAATCGCTCTTATGTGTCGGCTTCTCAATAAAAAGATCGATATCATTGTCAAATCCACAACCAAAGAGAACACGGAACACCTTCGAAACATCGGTATCCGTCATATAGAAAACCCTTTTAAAATCATCTCCGATAGGCTCTATTTCGAAATCACCGCCCCATACATCTGGCTTCTGGAGATGTGGATATTCGGTCATATCTTACGCATCCGCAAAAGAGAGTTTTTGCCAAAAGGAAAATATATCATCTGCGGAGCCGGTCGTATGGGAAAAGCGTTGGCAGAAGGGTTGCAAAGAGCCGGTATCGAGTATGTTTTTATCGATATCAAATCGAGTGAATATAAAAAGATGAAGCAAAGCGCCATATACGGTGATGCAGAGGATATCAAGATACTTCTGGATGCCGGCATACAGTCGGCTTCGTGTATCATTGCCGCGACAAAAGATGATATGATCAACCTCACCATTTTATCGACCGCCAAAAAACTCAACCCAGGGATCTATACTATTGCGAGAGAAAACTCTCTTGAGGATATCAGCATCTTCAAATCGGCGCGAATCGACAAAATCTACATTCTTGAGCGGATTTTGGCCAAATATACCTACAATTTCATCGCAAAGCCTTTAGCAAACCGATTTATCCGACTCATCCACAGAAAAGATAATCTGTGGGCTATGAATGTTGTAGGAAAATTGAGCGCTACCATAGGGAAAAACCCTATTCTTTTTGAGATTCAGATCACCGAAGAAAGTGCCTACGCACTCTGTAAGGTTTTGCAGCAAGGCCAAAAAATCACGCTTGATGTTCTTAGACGATCCAGAAGAGATTACAGAGAGAAAAACAAAATACTCTTCCTGCTCTACTATTATGAGGAGGAAGAGCACAAAGAGACGATCTTGGTCCCTTCAGATGAAGTAGAGGTCAAAATAGGCTGTTCTTTACTGGTAGCATGTGACGAAGAGGCAAAATCGGATTTTGAATATATTTTGAACAACTATTACGAACTGCATTACGTTATGACCGGGAAAGAACAGAGTGTAGGGATTTTCAATCTTTTGAAAAAAGAGGCCGCCTAAATCAAAGGGTCTTTAAAAAGGATTTTGCAGCTTCCCTTCCTGCTTCTATCACTTCGTAGGCTTTATGAAAATCATATGTACCACAAACTTTTTGTGAAATCTCTATCAGATGATCTGGAGGATATCCCGCGAGTCGATAGCGAATCAGCGTTTGTTGCAATGCATCATAACTCATATCGACAATGTCGAAAAAGTTATACTCTCCCTCTTGGATCAGTTTTTGAGAGTATTTTTTGAGCTTCTCTTTCGCTTTTTCCAGTTTCCCTTGCTTTTTCTGCACCTCTTTTGGTAGTTCAATCGCAGGTTTTTCTCCTTTTCCGTATACATTGACTGCTATGATGGCATCCGTATGATCGCTCATTGTTGGCGCAACAGGAAGGGGATTGAGAACGCCGCCATCTACGAGGAGTGTATCGTTCCACTCCACGGGAGTAAAAAAAGATGGAATCGAGATTGAGGCTCGTATAGCTTGCAAAAGATCCCCCTCTTGAAACCATATCTCCTTGTTGGCCTTGATATCAGAAGCAACAGCAGTAAATTTGATGGGAAGATCTTCTATTTTTCGATATCCTATAATCTCTTCGAGTTTTTTGAAGACTTTTTCCCCTTTGATAAGTCCCCTTTTGTCAAAACTCAGATCCAACAACGTTGCAACATCGAACACATCAAGGGTCAATACCCACTCTTTATACTCTTCCATACCTCCAGCTGCATAGAGCCCTCCCACCAAAGCACCCATAGATGAGCCACTGATAGATTCGATGGAGATGCCGGCCGCAACCAATTCCTCAATCACACCGATATGAGCATATCCCCTCGCTCCACCACTTCCAAGAACCAATGAGACTCTCATAGTTGCATACTCTTTTCGAAGGTTTCCAAAGATATCTGCAATAAAATTTTGCACTTTTGTACAAAAAGCTGCGCTTGTGTTTGAGACAACTCCGCTCTCGCTTTTGCAAGATCCGCAATGGCCCTGCTTAACTCATCTGCACTTGCCAATTGATTCTCGAAACGCCCTTTCGTCAGCTTGTAGTAGTTTTTCGCTGCTTCGACCCGTTTTTGAGCCCATCTGATTTTGGACTGGAGTGCATGGTATGTAAAAAGATCTTTGTCGAGTTCGCTTTTTACCTTCAGGATATAGTCGGAAAGATATGCTGCCGTAGCCATCTTCGCATACTTTGCAGCTTCGACGTTTCTTGTATCGGAAAAACCGTTAAAAAGATTTTGCTGCAGGATAATTGTGGCATAGTTTTGATCTGCGTTTCTATATCCATCTCCATTGAATCTCAGGTCATCGCCATACCCTTTCAGTCCAGCCTTTACGAAAATATGGGGAAAAAAAGTGCTCTTTGCCATTCTCATCTTCTCTTTTGTAATATCCAAAGCTTTGTATAGCGCTTTTATGTCAGCTCTTTGCTCGATATCATACTGTGATGGTAGACGACAATCGATCAGTGGACCGATAGATGTAATGGATGTATCCACGAGGTAGGAGAGTTGCGTAAAGAGTCCTTGCATATTCGCTCGCACCATCTGCAAATTGGACTCAATCTGATACTTTTTTGCTTCGATATTGGACAGATAACTAAGAGGAATAAGACCCTCTTCGTAAAAACCTTTTGCTTTTTTCAATGAAAGTTCCATTGCTTCAAGACCCTTTTGCAAAGCCTTTTCAGTATGTTTGGCTGCATAAATAGCTCCATAAAGTTGTGCAGTCTTCAAGTAGAGCCTGCGTTCAAGATCTTTTTGCTCCAAGCGGCTTTTTTGTTCCTGTAATTTCGCCGAGGCAATTTGTGAGGTAATCGCAAAACCGCTAAAGAGAGGGTAACTGATAGAAATTTCACCGAAATATTGATTTTGTGCCGCTGCTGGAAAAGATGATGGCAATGTAGGAATGCCAAGATGGATTGACATTGTGGGTTGCTCTTTAAGATAGATACCCTGCAAGGCAATATCGACTTTTGGATAGTTCGCTCCTTTCGCAGCTTCATATACTCTTTTTTGTGCCATCACTTCATACTTTTTTGATTGCAAAAGCCTGTTATGATCGAGCAATTTCACAATCTCTAAAAAGTTTTGTGCACTGAGAATCATTGGTATCAAAATAGTCACCAAATATTTCATACGCTTTTCCTTTGCAGATTTTTTGGAGCGATAAAAAGCAAGAGGACGAAAACAGAGCCAAGCAATGCCCAGTATCCTGCATGCATAAATGTATTGTAAAAGCCATAATTGTAACTCATAAAAAGCTCGTAATTGCGAAAAATCGCTTTGATCTGATCAAAAGAGACTCCTAACAGTTCTTGAAACCGGTGTAGCATTATGCTTAGAAACTCTCTATTTTGTATCTCGCTCATACGATCAAAATGAAAATTTTTGAAAAACTCCATATTGTTCGTCGCTAGAGCCGTTCCAAAACTTCCTCCGACAAACCGGAAATAGTCCATCAACACAATAGCGAGCTCACTTTTATTTGCTGGAGCACTTTGCAAAAGCAGTACCGTAACAGGAGCGAAAAACATTCCCATACCGATGCCAAAAGGGATCGTTATCAGTATCGCTTGCGATAGTGGCGTATAATAATTGAGATGGGGCAAGAGAAAAAGAGCCGTCACGAGATATATGATTGCAGCGATCGCCACCGTCTTTTTCGCACCAATCCTGTCGCTCAATGTTCCAGCCACAGGTGAAAAAATACCGATGAAAAGAGCAAAAGCAAACACCGCTATCCCTGCATCAAGCGTTGGCAACCCTTTGATATGCTCATAATAGATAGGCAACAGATAGAAATATTGGTACATACTAAAACCGAGAATAAAAAAGTAGATCAATATTCCGTTTGTAAAATCGCTTTTTCGAAACAAAGAAAAATCGATGAGCGTATATTTGGAGTACAGTTCACTCAACACATACATAAGATACCCTAATATTGCGATGAAAAAGAGTATGCCTATTTGGAGCGAACTAAACCATCCAAGCTGCTGTCCGCGGCTCAACATCACAAGCAGTGCAACAGTTGCAATAGCCAAAAAGATAAAACTGACAAGATTGAAACGAAGTTTTTCGAAAAACTTCTCTTTCGGTAGGTAGAGAATGCCGGCAATGGTCAAAAGGATTCCGATGGGGACATTGATGAAAAAGACCATACGCCAGTTGTAATACTCTGTAAGATAACCACCGATTGTCGGGCCAAGAGCGGGAGCAAAACTGACACCAAGGGCAAAGATTCCCATAGCGAGCCCCTTTTTATTGGGAGGGAAATAGCTAAAAACCATCACATGGCTAGTAACCATAATAAGGGCTTCTGCCATCCCTTGAAAGATTCTTGCCGCAACAATGGAATCCAAAGAGCTTGAAATACCACATACGAAAGAGGCTATGGCAAATGTCGCTACGCCGATTAAATAGATCTTTTTTGCACCATAGCGCTTTATCAGATATTCACACACCAAAAGTCCAATAGCCGCTGAAACCATGTAACTGGTGATAATCCACTGTACACCATACATATCCGTCGCCAAAGGACCGGTCAATTTGGGTACGATCACATCAACCACTGTGGTATCGAGTATTGCCATGAAGGCACCAAGCATGACTATGAAAGTGTATAAAGCCCGCTGCCTGTTTGTCAGATCGTAGGGCTTGGGACTTCGTTCAGACATACCTAACGCCTCTTGATTGCCACTTCGGCGCCCATACCCACTTTCAGATCCGGAGTAGGATTTTCCAGGGATATGCGAACGACAAAGCGCTGATCAAGTTTGGTGAACTCTCCACTTGCGATATCTCTTGGGACAAGAGAAAAAGTCGCTGCGCTTGCCGGTAAAATACTCTCTACTTTTCCGTGATATTTCCTATCTTTAAAGGCATCTACCCAGATCTCGACAGGATTGCCTGGTACTACACCGTGCAGTTTTTTTTCACTCAAAAGTACCTCTACATGAAGATCCTTTGGATCAACGATCGAATAGACAGGGCTTCCCTTTTTTACAACGCGTTGAATATTGATATACTTTTTGGCTATACGACCCTCTATCGGCGCATAGAGCCTACAATATTCGATCTTGTTTTCTATTTCTTTTTTGGATGCTTGCAACGCCTCCACTCTCTTTTGTAAAGAGGCGATCTCTTTTGATAGCTCTTTGATGCTTTGAAGACTATTTTGCAACAGGGCCTCTTTTTGATCAATATTTGCCAAATCTACCTTTAGCGCCATCAGTTTAGCCGTTTTTGCTCGTATGCCATCTTCCAACATATCCTTTTGGGTCTCTATTTTTTCTAGTTTCTCTTTTTGGATGAGATGTCTTTGATACAATGACCGGTAGCGTCTGAGGTCTCTTGTCGTCTGTTTCAGTTTTGCTTTATCGGCAGCTATCTCATATCCGAAAGCCTCTATATCTTTTTTCAATTTTTTTCGGGTATTGTCAAGTATCTCTCTTTGAATTGCAATATCGTGCGCAAGTTTTTCTTTTTTGATCCGCAAAGCTTCGGATTTTTGCTTCAATGAGTCGATCTGAGACTGGAGTCGCTTTTTTTCAATCACAAAATCCCTATCGTCTATCAACGCTAGAAGTTCATTTTTTTGTACATCCTCGCCCTCTTTTTTCGCCATTTTTACCACTTTCCCACCAACTTTGAAACTAAGGGTAAGCAGTGAGTCCGTTCGGAGGAAAGCGGCATCGCTCACGGCATTTTGAGTTCGAAAATGAACATAACGGTATGCCACATACCAAAATAGTATTATCAGTAAAATCAAAAGGGCTGTTCCCACTCGTTTCATACAAATCCTCTTATCGCTCTATTAGTGAATTATATTCACTTTTTTATTAACTAATTCTTATTTAAGAATTAAAGTCTTATACTTTTGCAAAGGGAGTTGAAAGATGAATATCAAAGAGAAAGTCAAAGAGTACAAAAAAGAGCTTCTTTTAAAAAAGGTGAGCGAACTTTTTGAAAAGGAGGGGTTTGATCAGATAAAAATGGTCGATATTGCCAAATATTGCGGTATATCGGTGGGAGCTTTATATAAACTGTTTCCATCAAAAGAGGATCTTTTTTACGATTATATCCAGTATCAAATCGATCTCTTTTACAAACAATTGCAAGAGAGATTCAATGTAGTCAAAACACCGAAACAGCGCCTGAAACTCTTTATCGACATGATGTTTCATACTTTCACCTCCAAAAAAAGACTTTTTATGGATACGGCGGCAGGCGATCCGCTCTTTTTTGCGAAACTGGCACTGAAACGAGACAATCCCGCAAAAAAAATCTATAAACTTCTAGAAAGAGAATTTGAAAAACTGGAAAACAGAAAGATATCTGATACCAAACAGCTCGCGATCCTGTTCAAATCGTTTTTGTATGGATACATCGAATATTGGCTCATACACGACCAACCCATTAAAACATGTAGCGAGGAAGCTTTAGAGCTTTTTTTGCATGGTATCGTAAAGGAGTGAGATGCATACCCTTCGAAAATATCTACTAGGTCTTTTTCTTTTAGCCCTTGTCGTTATCGCCTCATATCTGATCTATCTCAAAACTCATCCCAAACAACTCCCTCCCAATCTTGTCATGGGCGTCGGTACGATTCTTGGGGATGAGATCAATCTCAACACAAAGTATCCTGGTCGCATACAAAAGATTTTCGTTCACGATGGCTCGAAAGTCGAAAAAGGACAAGTAGTCGCCATTTTGAAATCACCAGAGCTTCAAGCCCAAAAACGGGAAATTCAAATGCTTATACAGGCAAAAAAAGCGGAACAAAAAGCCACAGAGGTCCAGCGTGAAATAGCACAAGCCTCTTTGCCCGAAAATGTGCGTAAAGCTCTGTATGCAAAAGAAGCGAAAGGTTTCGCCAAAGCACAGCTTCAAAAGAAGATCGATACTTTCCAACAGGTGGTCATACAAGACAAAAAAGACCTTTTGCGTTTGCAAAATCTCTTCCAGCAACACCTCATCCCAAAACACAAACTCGAA
The Nitratiruptor sp. SB155-2 genome window above contains:
- a CDS encoding TolC family protein is translated as MKYLVTILIPMILSAQNFLEIVKLLDHNRLLQSKKYEVMAQKRVYEAAKGANYPKVDIALQGIYLKEQPTMSIHLGIPTLPSSFPAAAQNQYFGEISISYPLFSGFAITSQIASAKLQEQKSRLEQKDLERRLYLKTAQLYGAIYAAKHTEKALQKGLEAMELSLKKAKGFYEEGLIPLSYLSNIEAKKYQIESNLQMVRANMQGLFTQLSYLVDTSITSIGPLIDCRLPSQYDIEQRADIKALYKALDITKEKMRMAKSTFFPHIFVKAGLKGYGDDLRFNGDGYRNADQNYATIILQQNLFNGFSDTRNVEAAKYAKMATAAYLSDYILKVKSELDKDLFTYHALQSKIRWAQKRVEAAKNYYKLTKGRFENQLASADELSRAIADLAKARAELSQTQAQLFVQKCKILLQISLETFEKSMQL
- a CDS encoding DUF6394 family protein, which translates into the protein MNLQKVLSGFFFILAMTTNFGFFYGNPADIEFHSKYELFAAIIVNLIATILKLGDKTQLGSVLLATSLVADIQLIGAASVWALAVYVLGGLNTESTVAIISMSGGALLANIVSVLLFVGDTLKSKR
- a CDS encoding DHA2 family efflux MFS transporter permease subunit; translated protein: MSERSPKPYDLTNRQRALYTFIVMLGAFMAILDTTVVDVIVPKLTGPLATDMYGVQWIITSYMVSAAIGLLVCEYLIKRYGAKKIYLIGVATFAIASFVCGISSSLDSIVAARIFQGMAEALIMVTSHVMVFSYFPPNKKGLAMGIFALGVSFAPALGPTIGGYLTEYYNWRMVFFINVPIGILLTIAGILYLPKEKFFEKLRFNLVSFIFLAIATVALLVMLSRGQQLGWFSSLQIGILFFIAILGYLMYVLSELYSKYTLIDFSLFRKSDFTNGILIYFFILGFSMYQYFYLLPIYYEHIKGLPTLDAGIAVFAFALFIGIFSPVAGTLSDRIGAKKTVAIAAIIYLVTALFLLPHLNYYTPLSQAILITIPFGIGMGMFFAPVTVLLLQSAPANKSELAIVLMDYFRFVGGSFGTALATNNMEFFKNFHFDRMSEIQNREFLSIMLHRFQELLGVSFDQIKAIFRNYELFMSYNYGFYNTFMHAGYWALLGSVFVLLLFIAPKNLQRKSV
- a CDS encoding ArsS family sensor histidine kinase; translation: MKKSSIFLWITLIFLLGFIAVGGAYWLSLQHLKESAQNRYQKRFEFVSQSLLWQLSSVDYNKLIQELQKLEFVPITHPKEIVKIAKNSTIIKRTKYPVGEVIILKYKGDYYIWVQSYGNMLLLKDISMDIQQSRLLYTAIFVVTLILLLILYILIILKLRPLKSITKELQRFSKGDLDIDLNVEGFKEINEVANALQNAADSLKAIQHSRKLLLRNIMHELKTPIAKGRIQAEMVEDEKQKKRLIQIFEKLNSLINELAALEAVNSKIKPSLESITLKDIVEEAIHIGMFDKKDIEIIEKQNPTIEADYKLMAIAVKNLIDNALKYSFDTKATIILTQDALIVQNRGEPLQKELSFYIEAFNKEGKKSGFGLGLYLVDNILKLHGYALQYRFEDGNNRFIISLKSSH
- a CDS encoding potassium channel family protein, producing the protein MESNSAWIIIHRMRIPLLVIILTFAISIIGLTLIPGVDDQGHPYHMSFFDAFYFVSYMATTIGFGEAPYTFTYPQRLWVSFCIYLTVVGWFYGIGNIIALIQDKKLARELAIARFRSKVAKLSEPFIIVLGYNNVTKEIIQRLSQEGIRIVVVDKDESKIEAIELENFIPEVPAISADTTKPQTLKLAGIHQKNCKAVVVLFEDDIKNAKIALMCRLLNKKIDIIVKSTTKENTEHLRNIGIRHIENPFKIISDRLYFEITAPYIWLLEMWIFGHILRIRKREFLPKGKYIICGAGRMGKALAEGLQRAGIEYVFIDIKSSEYKKMKQSAIYGDAEDIKILLDAGIQSASCIIAATKDDMINLTILSTAKKLNPGIYTIARENSLEDISIFKSARIDKIYILERILAKYTYNFIAKPLANRFIRLIHRKDNLWAMNVVGKLSATIGKNPILFEIQITEESAYALCKVLQQGQKITLDVLRRSRRDYREKNKILFLLYYYEEEEHKETILVPSDEVEVKIGCSLLVACDEEAKSDFEYILNNYYELHYVMTGKEQSVGIFNLLKKEAA
- a CDS encoding patatin-like phospholipase family protein; the encoded protein is MRVSLVLGSGGARGYAHIGVIEELVAAGISIESISGSSMGALVGGLYAAGGMEEYKEWVLTLDVFDVATLLDLSFDKRGLIKGEKVFKKLEEIIGYRKIEDLPIKFTAVASDIKANKEIWFQEGDLLQAIRASISIPSFFTPVEWNDTLLVDGGVLNPLPVAPTMSDHTDAIIAVNVYGKGEKPAIELPKEVQKKQGKLEKAKEKLKKYSQKLIQEGEYNFFDIVDMSYDALQQTLIRYRLAGYPPDHLIEISQKVCGTYDFHKAYEVIEAGREAAKSFLKTL
- a CDS encoding TetR/AcrR family transcriptional regulator is translated as MNIKEKVKEYKKELLLKKVSELFEKEGFDQIKMVDIAKYCGISVGALYKLFPSKEDLFYDYIQYQIDLFYKQLQERFNVVKTPKQRLKLFIDMMFHTFTSKKRLFMDTAAGDPLFFAKLALKRDNPAKKIYKLLEREFEKLENRKISDTKQLAILFKSFLYGYIEYWLIHDQPIKTCSEEALELFLHGIVKE
- a CDS encoding HlyD family secretion protein, encoding MKRVGTALLILLIILFWYVAYRYVHFRTQNAVSDAAFLRTDSLLTLSFKVGGKVVKMAKKEGEDVQKNELLALIDDRDFVIEKKRLQSQIDSLKQKSEALRIKKEKLAHDIAIQREILDNTRKKLKKDIEAFGYEIAADKAKLKQTTRDLRRYRSLYQRHLIQKEKLEKIETQKDMLEDGIRAKTAKLMALKVDLANIDQKEALLQNSLQSIKELSKEIASLQKRVEALQASKKEIENKIEYCRLYAPIEGRIAKKYINIQRVVKKGSPVYSIVDPKDLHVEVLLSEKKLHGVVPGNPVEIWVDAFKDRKYHGKVESILPASAATFSLVPRDIASGEFTKLDQRFVVRISLENPTPDLKVGMGAEVAIKRR
- a CDS encoding NUDIX domain-containing protein, giving the protein MKKSAGILPYKVENGELYVYLGHFGGPFWKRKRRSWGIIKGEVEEGESDLEAAKREFFEETGKWVDGEFLDLGEAKTSNKILHIFALQTDLDTDIRSNMVHLEYKGGILEFPEIDAAKWFAIEEAKEVIVDTQKVFLERLQKLV